The Geomonas ferrireducens genome includes a window with the following:
- a CDS encoding enoyl-ACP reductase FabI, whose translation MGLLEGKKALIFGVANDKSIAWATAEAMHREGAEIALAYAGEAVAKRVMPLAEKLDCKLVLPCDVRSDEELSRLFGEIREAWGGLDILVHSVAFANKEELKGSFLNTTREGFQTALDISTYSLIAMAREAAPLMQGRDGSIVAMTYYGAQKVFPSYNVMGVAKAALEATVRYLAEAMGPDGTRVNGVSAGPLRTLASAGIGGFGQIAGHVADKAPLRRNISQEEVGNSVLYLASPLASGVTGEIHFVDCGYNIIGM comes from the coding sequence ATGGGTTTACTGGAAGGGAAAAAGGCGCTCATCTTCGGGGTCGCCAATGACAAGAGCATCGCCTGGGCCACGGCGGAGGCGATGCACCGCGAGGGAGCCGAGATAGCCCTCGCCTACGCGGGCGAGGCGGTCGCCAAGAGGGTGATGCCGCTCGCGGAAAAATTGGACTGCAAACTGGTTCTTCCCTGCGACGTGCGCAGCGACGAGGAACTTTCCCGGCTGTTCGGCGAGATCCGCGAGGCATGGGGAGGGCTCGACATCCTGGTCCACTCCGTCGCCTTCGCAAACAAAGAGGAACTGAAAGGCTCCTTCCTTAACACCACCCGCGAGGGCTTCCAAACCGCACTCGACATCAGCACCTACTCGCTGATCGCCATGGCGCGCGAAGCGGCTCCGCTCATGCAGGGGCGCGACGGCAGCATCGTCGCCATGACCTACTACGGCGCGCAGAAGGTTTTCCCGAGCTACAACGTCATGGGGGTCGCCAAAGCGGCCCTCGAGGCTACGGTGCGCTACCTCGCCGAGGCGATGGGCCCGGACGGCACCAGGGTGAACGGGGTCTCCGCCGGTCCCCTGAGGACGCTCGCCTCCGCCGGCATCGGCGGTTTCGGCCAAATCGCCGGTCACGTGGCGGACAAGGCGCCGCTTAGGCGCAACATCTCCCAGGAGGAGGTCGGCAACTCCGTCCTCTACCTCGCCAGCCCGCTCGCAAGCGGGGTCACCGGCGAGATCCATTTCGTCGACTGCGGCTACAACATCATCGGAATGTAG